Proteins encoded together in one Pontiella desulfatans window:
- a CDS encoding AraC family transcriptional regulator, with protein MRTNDADAGVRTREPFLQGFYIDVCDVPDQPDVPARAHAFTELAVICEGQGIYCCDGDEYPVAAGDVIVIHAGQRYAYRETRKLYLRRVLFDREQLGLDSLNITHFPGFYALFILDPDDSPNAGMDSLLHLGEKQLRRTRELIDELQRELIKQNPGFKMVTQHLLLFLIGKLGRWYNQINRNHPESDPRITRSIRYMEQEFYEALTVEELAQKSNMSERAYYRAFQKATGVSPNQYLNSLRLSQACELLKHSRMSVTEVALECGFQSGSYMNRLFKKHLDITPLSYRKMNKV; from the coding sequence ATGAGGACAAATGATGCAGATGCAGGGGTGAGGACCCGGGAACCGTTCCTTCAGGGGTTCTATATCGACGTGTGCGATGTGCCGGACCAGCCTGATGTGCCGGCCCGCGCACATGCGTTTACAGAACTGGCCGTTATCTGCGAAGGGCAGGGGATTTATTGCTGCGATGGCGATGAATATCCGGTTGCAGCCGGGGACGTTATCGTCATTCATGCCGGGCAGCGCTATGCATATCGGGAAACCCGGAAACTTTACCTGCGTCGGGTCCTGTTTGATCGTGAACAGCTTGGGCTGGACAGTCTCAATATTACCCATTTCCCCGGTTTTTATGCGCTGTTTATTCTGGATCCCGATGATTCGCCGAACGCAGGTATGGACAGTCTGCTGCATCTGGGGGAAAAACAGCTCAGGCGCACGCGGGAACTGATTGATGAGCTGCAGCGGGAACTCATAAAACAGAATCCGGGGTTTAAGATGGTGACGCAGCACCTGCTGTTGTTTCTGATCGGCAAACTCGGGCGGTGGTATAACCAGATTAACCGCAACCATCCGGAATCCGACCCGCGGATCACGCGATCCATACGCTATATGGAACAAGAGTTCTATGAAGCTCTTACGGTTGAAGAGCTGGCGCAGAAGTCGAATATGTCGGAGCGGGCGTATTACCGGGCCTTTCAGAAAGCCACCGGCGTTTCGCCGAACCAATATCTCAACAGCCTGCGGTTGTCGCAGGCGTGTGAATTACTCAAACATTCCCGGATGTCGGTCACGGAAGTGGCACTCGAGTGCGGCTTTCAAAGCGGTAGTTATATGAACCGCCTGTTTAAAAAACATCTGGATATCACGCCGCTGTCCTATCGAAAGATGAATAAGGTGTAG
- a CDS encoding PAS domain-containing sensor histidine kinase translates to MDDLKLLEHVPICAKVVSRDLKLMYMSKAGIEGLSIDDITEFYGKPYPLEFYPDDFRTEMISRLQRAGETGEPDLMEGAVKNLDGEVRWYQSSIAPIRGANGEVESFNVVSIDTTKRHLAEEALLNSKKQLQALASELVLAEEKERKRIGTLLHDGICQNLTYLNILLEKAGEKADGADEAPCLNKANEMLGEIQDDIRSLILDLSAPELQERGLEGAVEQWLARRVEDSSPFRTELVSEGEQRSLDADIETLLFRSVRELVTNAVKHSQADLLMVKLLWEVGQLCIMVKDDGVGFPIQHVGEECNGLGLFSIRERMNQLGGSFEVNTAPGKGCEAVLRVPLC, encoded by the coding sequence ATGGATGATTTAAAATTATTGGAGCATGTGCCGATCTGCGCCAAGGTGGTGAGCCGCGATTTAAAACTGATGTATATGAGCAAGGCCGGGATCGAAGGGCTCAGTATTGATGATATCACTGAATTTTATGGGAAGCCCTATCCGCTCGAATTTTATCCGGATGATTTTCGCACAGAAATGATCAGCAGGCTTCAGCGGGCGGGCGAAACCGGAGAGCCGGACCTTATGGAGGGGGCGGTGAAGAATCTGGACGGTGAAGTGCGATGGTATCAGTCGAGTATCGCGCCGATTCGAGGTGCTAATGGAGAGGTGGAATCTTTTAACGTCGTTTCCATTGATACGACGAAACGTCATCTTGCAGAAGAGGCGCTCTTGAATAGTAAAAAGCAGTTGCAGGCATTGGCTTCAGAGCTCGTACTGGCTGAAGAAAAAGAGCGGAAGCGCATCGGAACACTGCTGCATGACGGGATTTGCCAGAACCTCACCTATCTTAATATTTTGCTGGAAAAGGCCGGGGAAAAGGCCGATGGCGCGGATGAAGCCCCCTGTTTGAATAAGGCAAATGAAATGCTGGGGGAAATTCAGGATGACATCCGTTCGCTCATATTGGATTTAAGTGCTCCTGAACTCCAGGAGCGGGGGCTTGAAGGGGCTGTTGAGCAGTGGTTGGCCAGACGGGTTGAAGACAGCAGTCCATTCCGAACCGAGCTTGTGTCTGAGGGGGAGCAACGTTCGCTTGATGCGGATATCGAGACACTTTTGTTCCGCAGTGTGAGGGAACTGGTGACCAATGCCGTAAAACACAGTCAGGCCGATCTGCTCATGGTAAAACTGCTTTGGGAGGTGGGCCAGCTTTGTATCATGGTCAAGGATGATGGTGTTGGTTTTCCGATACAGCACGTAGGGGAGGAGTGTAATGGACTTGGCTTATTCAGTATTCGTGAACGCATGAACCAGTTAGGCGGTTCGTTTGAAGTGAATACGGCACCGGGGAAGGGCTGCGAGGCTGTTCTCCGTGTTCCGCTGTGTTAA
- a CDS encoding Gfo/Idh/MocA family oxidoreductase, protein MNTTRHNFLKSSAVLGAAAAFPSIVPSTVLGQGGTTLPSNRATIGIIGCGSRSRSCGEYLQGDNAEIVAVCDPFLSRRQTRAKEWNVQDQYADFREVLARKDIDAVHVVTPDHWHVPISLMAARAGKDVYCEKPLGLSIEQNLAARAITEKHNRIFQYGAQQRSMQHLRMGIELVLNGHIGEVKDIYAWAPAGQSGGSTEAQPVPENVDYDLWLGPAPKAPFSEERTSNRGSWYIYD, encoded by the coding sequence TTGAATACAACGCGCCATAATTTTTTAAAATCGTCTGCCGTGCTGGGTGCAGCCGCTGCGTTCCCGTCGATTGTTCCGTCAACCGTTTTGGGTCAGGGTGGAACAACGTTGCCGAGTAACCGGGCGACAATCGGCATTATCGGATGCGGCTCCCGGTCGCGATCCTGCGGGGAATATCTGCAGGGCGATAATGCTGAAATCGTGGCGGTATGCGATCCGTTCCTCAGTCGCCGTCAAACCAGAGCAAAAGAGTGGAACGTGCAGGATCAGTATGCGGACTTCCGGGAGGTACTGGCTCGAAAGGATATTGATGCGGTACATGTGGTGACTCCTGATCACTGGCATGTGCCGATTTCTTTGATGGCCGCGCGTGCGGGCAAGGATGTCTATTGCGAAAAACCGCTGGGGTTGAGTATTGAACAGAACCTGGCCGCACGGGCCATTACGGAAAAGCATAACCGGATTTTCCAGTACGGAGCCCAGCAGCGTTCCATGCAGCACCTTCGTATGGGTATTGAGCTGGTGCTGAATGGACATATCGGTGAGGTGAAGGATATTTATGCTTGGGCACCGGCCGGTCAGTCGGGGGGCTCCACGGAAGCCCAGCCGGTGCCGGAAAACGTGGATTATGATCTATGGCTGGGGCCGGCTCCGAAAGCACCGTTTTCTGAAGAGCGCACGTCTAACCGGGGCTCCTGGTATATTTATGATTAG
- a CDS encoding sugar phosphate isomerase/epimerase family protein — protein MKIGCFALVQPFLPVAEQLKLIKEMGIDYADVTDNHDGGSLGAEYGFAETVSLDSHPAKIKAMAAEAGVELTAFCAHANLLDPVSPDVYSTHQIIKAVRLAAESGIDHVITTEGDPKTEFGHNLSPEERIFAITERLHVPIQWAEELGVKLLIEPHGIVTDSVDQMEKLLDKLGHEETVGICLDTGNSWLGGAEPIDYVKRFGTRIQHVHWKDMSEVWVEKRGTMYGCGMAVIPLGDGVVDIPAIVNELKSVGFNGATTLEIAGEENVKISIERLRTWIG, from the coding sequence ATGAAGATTGGATGTTTTGCATTGGTTCAGCCGTTTTTACCGGTTGCCGAACAATTGAAGCTGATTAAGGAAATGGGCATCGACTATGCGGATGTGACCGATAATCATGATGGGGGAAGTCTGGGGGCGGAATATGGATTTGCTGAAACGGTGAGTCTGGATAGTCATCCGGCTAAAATTAAAGCGATGGCGGCTGAGGCCGGAGTCGAGCTGACGGCCTTCTGTGCCCATGCGAATCTGCTCGATCCCGTTTCACCCGACGTCTATTCCACGCACCAGATTATCAAGGCAGTTCGTTTGGCCGCCGAGTCCGGGATCGACCACGTGATTACAACCGAAGGTGATCCAAAAACCGAATTCGGGCATAACCTGAGTCCGGAAGAGCGGATTTTCGCGATTACCGAACGTCTGCATGTTCCCATTCAGTGGGCGGAAGAGCTGGGGGTTAAACTGCTGATCGAACCGCATGGCATTGTGACCGACAGCGTCGACCAGATGGAAAAGCTGCTCGATAAACTGGGGCACGAAGAGACCGTAGGAATCTGCCTGGATACCGGAAACAGCTGGCTGGGCGGGGCGGAACCGATTGACTATGTGAAACGCTTCGGTACCCGGATTCAGCATGTGCATTGGAAAGATATGTCCGAAGTGTGGGTTGAGAAACGTGGTACTATGTATGGGTGCGGTATGGCGGTCATTCCATTGGGTGATGGCGTTGTCGACATCCCGGCGATTGTCAATGAATTGAAATCCGTTGGCTTCAATGGAGCAACCACACTTGAGATTGCCGGCGAGGAAAACGTGAAAATATCCATCGAACGTCTGCGCACCTGGATTGGATAA
- a CDS encoding sulfatase family protein has product MNRRSRPNILYILTDQMRSTAMGCAGVEKVKTPNIDRLAAQGTRFTNAVANTPSCAPSRGTMLTGLHTLSHGVVNNEIQCKNDGPTFAGALTKSGYKCGYIGKWHLDGGPRTGFTPPGRRRLGFNDYWAVANCTHDYMSSFYYTEEPKPHFIEGYEPIHQTDLAIDYMKEKAKADDPFFLMLSIGTPHDPYREMPPELLERYPADDVELMETNSIYVPGEIMQAKKEILAGYYAHVMALDDQVGRLEQTLKEQGLYEDTIVVFTADHGDMLGNHEQYYKSQPWRESVGIPLLMRWPGNIPEGRVTDAPISLIELTSSLITLTGTEIPEAMQGDDLSALILGDETAAPDSVFINFAVDVHCIPAPPFRGVVTRTHTYAETPEGPWVLYDDKADPFQKNNLISWANRDNPDVAALQQELHKKLRGWLERTNDPFDDGDTVSDKYQPGHVGGVLPIEDPPDYFPPLPPNSTAAGKGR; this is encoded by the coding sequence ATGAATCGAAGAAGCAGACCAAACATACTTTATATTTTAACCGATCAGATGCGCTCGACGGCGATGGGGTGCGCGGGCGTGGAAAAAGTTAAAACCCCGAACATTGACCGCCTGGCAGCGCAGGGCACGCGCTTTACCAATGCGGTGGCGAATACGCCGTCATGCGCACCGTCGCGCGGTACGATGCTGACCGGTTTGCATACGCTCTCGCATGGCGTGGTGAATAATGAAATCCAGTGTAAGAATGACGGACCGACCTTTGCAGGTGCCTTAACGAAGAGCGGATATAAATGCGGCTACATCGGCAAGTGGCATCTGGATGGTGGACCGCGCACCGGTTTCACACCGCCTGGACGGCGGCGACTGGGCTTCAATGATTACTGGGCGGTGGCGAACTGTACGCATGATTACATGAGTTCGTTCTATTATACCGAAGAGCCGAAACCACATTTTATTGAAGGTTATGAACCGATTCACCAGACCGATCTGGCTATTGACTACATGAAAGAAAAGGCCAAGGCGGATGATCCCTTCTTCCTGATGCTCTCCATCGGAACGCCGCATGATCCCTACCGCGAAATGCCGCCGGAGCTGCTGGAACGCTATCCGGCAGATGATGTGGAATTGATGGAGACCAACAGTATTTATGTGCCCGGCGAAATCATGCAGGCGAAGAAAGAAATCCTTGCGGGGTATTATGCCCATGTCATGGCGCTCGATGATCAGGTGGGACGCTTGGAGCAGACCTTGAAAGAGCAGGGACTCTATGAGGACACCATTGTGGTGTTCACCGCCGACCATGGCGACATGCTCGGCAATCATGAGCAGTACTATAAAAGCCAGCCGTGGCGCGAGTCGGTCGGTATTCCACTGCTGATGCGCTGGCCCGGAAACATTCCGGAAGGGCGGGTGACCGATGCGCCGATCAGTTTGATCGAGCTCACCTCTTCCCTGATTACGCTGACCGGAACTGAAATTCCCGAAGCCATGCAGGGCGATGATCTTTCTGCATTGATCCTGGGCGATGAAACGGCCGCGCCGGATTCCGTATTCATCAATTTTGCCGTCGATGTGCACTGCATTCCCGCTCCGCCGTTCCGTGGCGTGGTGACGCGCACGCACACCTACGCCGAAACTCCGGAAGGTCCGTGGGTGCTGTATGACGATAAAGCCGATCCCTTCCAGAAAAACAATCTGATCAGCTGGGCAAATCGGGACAATCCGGATGTGGCGGCGCTCCAGCAGGAGTTGCACAAAAAACTGCGCGGATGGCTGGAGCGTACGAATGATCCGTTCGACGACGGTGACACCGTCAGCGATAAATACCAGCCCGGCCACGTCGGCGGTGTCCTACCCATCGAAGATCCGCCGGACTATTTTCCTCCGCTCCCGCCGAACAGCACGGCGGCAGGTAAAGGAAGGTAA
- a CDS encoding family 78 glycoside hydrolase catalytic domain has translation MMKKPIWITAVLLLIAPARAEWGTAEWIGYTNDTRTGSSAERLVHPKRMKEPESRRVYVSPLLRKGFTVDKPVRSASVKVCGLGLHELYLNGERVGDQVLVPAPTSYDRRSFYTVYDVTEHLLQGNNALGLWLGNGFYGQDFAFAAPRLLYGAPRAKLLLTVEYTDGSRMEVLSDLTWKAAQSPIVFDNLYAGETYDARNEIPCWSEPGFDDAAWNPVEQMGPPTDTVLKQELEPIRKMRAVQPVSAWAADNGDWILDLGENMAGWIELNLDEPRGTEIELRFAELLMPGRKAIDTASTGVHATGVEQRDIYICKGGGETWEPRFTYHGFRYVQIKGLSKKPDLDDFTGWFVHTDLKRTGSFECSEPRINTYYEVSLRTIEGNLHGLLSDCPHRERCAWLGDMHVTAETINMNYAANNLWRKHVKDFKTVLGVEKTVAQHYPEGQQPEKDPRSPPNIACGKRLCGQARPDWGMAVVLIPWFNWLYYGDQETVEDAWPMMTDYMEFLAETTVHNHLIKEGYAYGDWCPPGGKDMIDTPPQLSASILYYRSNILMAHMAKLLGKQGEVKPYLERAERIKAAINRKYFNPEDNHYGSQTGTAMALTAGLAPDGKEMAVAAGLNHLIIEKGGYTTGIMGHRHLYTALNDHGFEETTAMLWQKTDFPGLAYMTETHELTTWPEVNSLWIEGERYSGQSFNHPMQSGFAVTFHESICGIRPNPDFPGYERFVLKPCFQPGLEWAKAEYESPKGKISSHWKRRGDNVVWRVAVPKNSSARVELPAGVLVNGKTVGADGLNLAAGEWNLDVSR, from the coding sequence ATGATGAAAAAACCTATTTGGATTACTGCAGTGCTGTTGCTGATTGCACCGGCTCGCGCGGAATGGGGGACGGCCGAATGGATAGGCTATACGAACGATACCCGGACTGGTTCGTCTGCCGAGCGGTTGGTGCATCCTAAACGCATGAAAGAACCGGAATCCCGCCGGGTGTATGTTTCGCCCCTGTTGCGCAAAGGATTCACGGTGGACAAGCCTGTTCGCTCCGCGAGCGTCAAGGTTTGCGGACTGGGGCTGCACGAGTTGTATCTGAATGGTGAGCGAGTAGGGGATCAGGTGTTGGTACCTGCACCCACGTCGTATGACCGCCGTTCGTTTTATACTGTGTACGATGTCACCGAACATCTGCTTCAGGGAAATAACGCGCTGGGGCTTTGGCTGGGCAACGGCTTTTATGGTCAGGATTTTGCATTTGCTGCGCCGCGCCTGCTGTATGGCGCACCGAGGGCAAAGCTGCTGTTGACGGTTGAGTATACGGATGGCAGTAGAATGGAGGTACTATCGGATCTCACATGGAAGGCCGCGCAGAGCCCGATTGTTTTTGATAATCTCTACGCCGGTGAAACCTATGATGCCCGGAACGAAATTCCTTGTTGGAGCGAACCGGGCTTTGATGATGCGGCATGGAACCCCGTCGAGCAAATGGGTCCGCCGACGGATACGGTGCTGAAACAGGAGCTTGAACCGATCCGGAAAATGCGCGCGGTTCAGCCTGTTTCGGCTTGGGCAGCCGATAATGGCGACTGGATTCTGGATCTCGGTGAAAACATGGCGGGATGGATAGAGCTGAATCTGGATGAGCCACGCGGCACGGAAATCGAACTGCGTTTTGCCGAGTTGCTCATGCCGGGGCGCAAGGCGATTGATACTGCGTCGACCGGGGTTCACGCAACCGGGGTCGAGCAACGGGACATTTATATCTGTAAAGGCGGGGGCGAAACCTGGGAACCGCGCTTTACCTACCACGGGTTCCGTTATGTACAGATCAAAGGTCTATCGAAGAAGCCCGACCTCGATGATTTTACCGGCTGGTTTGTGCACACCGACCTGAAGCGTACGGGTTCGTTTGAATGCTCGGAACCGCGGATTAACACGTACTATGAGGTTTCGCTGCGAACGATCGAAGGCAATCTGCACGGACTCTTGAGCGATTGCCCGCACCGCGAACGCTGCGCATGGTTAGGCGACATGCATGTGACGGCCGAGACGATTAACATGAACTACGCAGCCAACAACCTGTGGCGGAAGCATGTGAAGGATTTTAAAACGGTGCTCGGCGTGGAAAAAACCGTGGCCCAGCATTATCCCGAGGGGCAGCAACCGGAAAAAGATCCGCGTTCACCACCGAACATTGCCTGCGGAAAACGGCTGTGCGGTCAGGCGCGCCCCGACTGGGGTATGGCCGTGGTGCTGATACCCTGGTTCAATTGGCTGTATTACGGCGATCAGGAAACGGTTGAGGATGCGTGGCCGATGATGACGGACTATATGGAATTCCTCGCGGAAACCACCGTGCATAATCATCTGATCAAAGAAGGGTACGCGTATGGCGACTGGTGCCCGCCGGGTGGCAAGGACATGATTGATACCCCGCCGCAACTGTCGGCCAGCATTTTGTATTATCGCTCTAATATTCTGATGGCTCACATGGCGAAACTGCTAGGGAAACAGGGTGAAGTGAAGCCGTATTTGGAACGGGCGGAAAGGATAAAAGCGGCGATCAACCGGAAATATTTCAACCCGGAGGATAACCATTACGGCTCGCAGACCGGTACGGCCATGGCATTGACTGCGGGGCTGGCGCCGGACGGTAAGGAAATGGCAGTAGCGGCGGGACTGAATCACCTGATTATCGAGAAGGGAGGGTACACCACCGGCATCATGGGGCATCGCCATCTCTACACGGCATTGAATGATCATGGCTTCGAAGAAACCACGGCGATGCTGTGGCAGAAGACCGACTTCCCCGGTCTGGCCTATATGACGGAGACTCACGAATTGACGACCTGGCCGGAAGTCAACTCCTTATGGATCGAAGGGGAGCGCTACAGCGGACAGTCCTTCAATCATCCGATGCAAAGCGGGTTTGCGGTGACATTCCATGAAAGCATTTGCGGTATTCGCCCGAATCCGGACTTTCCTGGTTATGAACGGTTCGTTTTGAAACCCTGCTTCCAGCCGGGACTCGAATGGGCGAAAGCGGAATATGAATCCCCCAAAGGAAAAATTTCCAGTCATTGGAAACGGCGGGGCGATAATGTGGTCTGGAGAGTAGCCGTTCCGAAGAATTCATCTGCCCGGGTAGAACTCCCGGCAGGCGTTTTGGTGAACGGAAAAACGGTCGGAGCCGACGGGTTGAACCTCGCCGCCGGCGAATGGAATCTGGACGTGAGCCGGTAG
- a CDS encoding sulfatase family protein, which yields MKSLHLKLVLAIVLVFTSVSVKARKPHIVVYLSDDHSMVDSSLYDEPAVPTPEMEKMAAEGMVLNHCYVASPSCGPSRAAFMTGLMPSRNGAEPNHTQPKKGFHSLILDIRAAGYKTASFGKVAHQKGKDTYGFDLVDRDVSHEVMKKGVLDFIASEPDGQPLAIFVGTSNPHTPWPMENPVAPDSVRIPPMFPDTMQTREHMAAYVQEVVDLDILLGELRAIADEKLGDDVLFIHSSDHGANWSFGKWNLYDYGIRVPFIATWPGKIKPGTKSDAMVSWVDLLPTVIDAAGGTVPADLDGASFLPVLMGKKKDHRDVIYTTHAGDCLRRKTGIVATNIYPSRSIRNREWKLIYNLNPEAAFTCWSDIYRKPGRAEYWNEWAELMKTDAKVKKQLDRYFKRPEIELYHVTEDPWEMKNLANNPEHAERIATMKKKLEAWMESQGDERLVCGPLRPLDQPETWHPDYFPNHPHTGLTVGK from the coding sequence ATGAAGTCCCTCCATTTAAAGTTAGTCCTGGCTATCGTCTTAGTTTTTACATCGGTTTCGGTAAAAGCGCGTAAACCCCATATCGTGGTGTACTTGTCCGACGACCATTCCATGGTGGATTCCAGTCTGTATGACGAGCCCGCCGTGCCGACACCGGAAATGGAAAAGATGGCCGCCGAGGGCATGGTTTTAAATCACTGCTACGTGGCCTCGCCGAGCTGCGGACCGAGCCGAGCTGCCTTCATGACGGGCCTAATGCCTTCACGCAATGGGGCCGAACCGAACCACACGCAGCCGAAAAAAGGCTTTCATTCGCTCATTCTGGATATCAGAGCAGCAGGCTATAAAACCGCAAGCTTCGGTAAGGTGGCGCATCAGAAAGGCAAGGATACGTACGGCTTTGATTTGGTTGACCGTGATGTCAGCCACGAAGTCATGAAAAAAGGGGTGCTGGATTTTATTGCGTCTGAACCGGACGGTCAGCCGTTGGCGATCTTTGTCGGGACCTCAAACCCGCACACGCCATGGCCGATGGAAAATCCCGTGGCTCCGGATTCGGTGCGCATTCCGCCGATGTTTCCTGATACGATGCAGACCAGGGAGCACATGGCGGCCTATGTGCAGGAGGTGGTCGATTTGGATATTCTCCTGGGCGAGCTGCGGGCCATTGCAGACGAGAAGCTGGGAGATGACGTACTCTTCATCCATTCCAGCGATCACGGAGCCAACTGGTCGTTCGGGAAATGGAACCTATATGATTATGGAATTCGCGTACCGTTCATTGCCACCTGGCCGGGTAAAATCAAACCCGGCACCAAGTCAGATGCCATGGTGAGCTGGGTGGATCTCCTGCCCACGGTGATCGACGCGGCCGGGGGAACCGTGCCGGCCGATCTGGATGGCGCGTCTTTTCTGCCGGTGCTGATGGGAAAAAAGAAAGACCATCGGGATGTAATCTATACAACACATGCGGGGGATTGCCTGCGTCGGAAAACCGGTATCGTGGCCACCAACATTTATCCATCGCGCTCCATCCGAAATCGCGAATGGAAATTGATCTACAACCTGAATCCGGAAGCGGCCTTTACCTGCTGGAGCGACATTTACCGTAAGCCCGGGCGCGCAGAATACTGGAACGAATGGGCGGAGCTGATGAAAACGGACGCCAAGGTGAAGAAGCAGCTCGACCGCTATTTTAAACGTCCCGAAATCGAACTCTATCATGTAACGGAAGATCCGTGGGAAATGAAGAACCTTGCGAACAATCCGGAGCATGCCGAACGGATTGCCACCATGAAAAAGAAACTGGAAGCGTGGATGGAATCGCAGGGCGACGAACGGTTGGTCTGCGGTCCGCTGCGTCCTCTTGATCAGCCGGAAACCTGGCATCCCGATTATTTTCCGAATCATCCCCATACCGGTCTGACCGTGGGGAAGTAA
- a CDS encoding ThuA domain-containing protein, translating into MKRSFHRITWLAAVLGMLSAGLSSAAPARVVILTGANNHQWQETTPLLKQMLEEGGAMQVDVITDPERLTAEFLADYEVLVSNWNTAGKNNNPPPWSEELKKNYVEFVRNGGGHVVVHGGSSSFNEWEDYLAIGLATWKPGQTRHKQAHAFELRVVDTKHPVTQGVERQLITDELWYNAKVHSGAKVLAESFSKTTEQWEPSVLVGTFGQGRCFTILLGHDAEKMNQDAFRKFLKQGTGWAASL; encoded by the coding sequence ATGAAACGGTCATTCCATAGGATAACGTGGCTGGCTGCGGTTCTGGGGATGCTGTCGGCGGGGCTATCGTCGGCCGCTCCCGCGCGGGTGGTGATACTGACCGGTGCAAATAATCATCAGTGGCAGGAAACAACGCCGCTCCTGAAACAAATGCTGGAAGAGGGCGGTGCCATGCAGGTGGATGTCATAACGGACCCCGAACGGCTGACCGCTGAATTTCTTGCTGATTATGAGGTGTTGGTCAGTAACTGGAACACGGCGGGCAAAAACAATAATCCACCGCCGTGGTCAGAAGAACTGAAGAAAAACTATGTTGAATTCGTGCGCAACGGCGGGGGCCATGTGGTGGTGCATGGGGGATCTTCTTCCTTCAACGAATGGGAAGATTACCTCGCCATCGGCCTGGCTACGTGGAAGCCCGGACAGACGCGCCACAAACAAGCTCATGCATTTGAACTCCGTGTTGTGGATACGAAACATCCGGTTACTCAGGGTGTGGAGCGTCAGTTGATCACCGATGAACTCTGGTATAATGCCAAGGTTCATTCCGGAGCGAAGGTGCTTGCAGAAAGCTTTTCAAAAACAACGGAGCAGTGGGAGCCGTCGGTGTTGGTCGGCACGTTCGGGCAGGGGCGTTGTTTTACGATTCTGCTGGGGCATGATGCTGAAAAAATGAATCAGGATGCCTTCCGGAAATTTTTAAAACAGGGAACGGGCTGGGCTGCGTCCTTATAA
- a CDS encoding helix-turn-helix domain-containing protein, whose product MHQQRVPIYKEQGKTYHADSCEPLIKAVEQGALELSALGRASYPGEPIPDTLLPGLQSVGYWDAQQEQNWGLPWHRNEGIELTFLETGTLSFSVGETTLQLQPDALAITRPWQPHQLGAPNIDIGRLHWIIIDVGVRQPHQDWTWPDWLVITPHDLEELTTILRENEQPVWPATEEIRTCFREIGKTIRKKQSLSRIAIYTNELLIHLLELFRTQEVRLSKSLIDARRSVQLFLDSLGSTYAEPWTLDSMAESCGLGVTRFTHYCRKLTNQTPVQYLNRLRVDAAAGQLKNHPAKKIIDIAFDCGFSSSQYFATAFRKQHGMTPKSFRKQT is encoded by the coding sequence ATGCATCAGCAGCGCGTACCCATTTACAAAGAACAGGGTAAAACCTATCATGCCGACTCCTGTGAACCGCTGATTAAGGCGGTTGAACAGGGAGCACTTGAACTATCGGCCCTGGGCCGGGCCTCCTACCCGGGCGAACCAATTCCCGACACCCTGCTTCCCGGCCTCCAGTCAGTAGGCTACTGGGATGCCCAACAGGAACAAAACTGGGGCCTGCCCTGGCATCGTAATGAGGGCATTGAGCTGACCTTTCTCGAAACCGGCACCCTCTCCTTTTCCGTGGGAGAAACCACCCTGCAGCTCCAGCCGGATGCACTGGCCATCACCCGACCCTGGCAACCCCACCAACTCGGCGCGCCGAATATTGATATCGGACGTCTACACTGGATCATCATCGACGTCGGCGTCCGGCAACCCCATCAGGATTGGACCTGGCCCGACTGGCTCGTCATTACACCCCATGATCTCGAAGAACTGACCACCATCCTGCGCGAAAATGAACAACCGGTCTGGCCGGCAACAGAGGAGATCCGAACCTGCTTCCGGGAAATCGGTAAAACCATCCGTAAAAAACAGAGCCTGTCCCGTATTGCCATTTATACGAATGAACTCCTGATTCACCTGCTCGAACTTTTCCGCACACAGGAGGTCCGGCTGAGTAAATCGCTGATTGATGCCCGCCGCAGTGTACAGCTCTTTCTGGATTCACTCGGTAGTACCTATGCGGAACCGTGGACGCTCGACAGTATGGCGGAAAGCTGCGGACTCGGGGTGACGCGGTTTACTCATTATTGCCGAAAACTCACCAACCAGACACCGGTCCAGTACCTCAACCGGCTCCGCGTGGATGCCGCGGCCGGACAGCTGAAAAACCATCCCGCAAAAAAAATCATCGATATTGCTTTCGATTGTGGGTTTTCCAGCAGCCAGTACTTTGCCACGGCCTTCAGAAAACAACACGGCATGACCCCGAAGAGCTTCCGGAAACAGACCTGA